Sequence from the Hylaeus volcanicus isolate JK05 chromosome 1, UHH_iyHylVolc1.0_haploid, whole genome shotgun sequence genome:
ATCATCCACAACGTGATACGCTTCTCGGACGCATTCTGGCTCTGACAGGTCTTTGAATAAGACGTTATCCGAGCTGGGAGAGTCTTGCTGGACATAACTCGCCTGTTCCGATTCCGTGACCCAGTCGCTATCATAGTTTATTGGGGAAATAGCCTTTTTACTTTTCGACCTGCGGGatgggaaatattttaatgaaaaaattcaacaatatcGAACACGTAAAATCAGTACTAGATAAATCTTTTAAATCAAAACTTCATTCATTACGAGATGACctaataaaatcggtccaccaTAACGATAGTTaccttttgttttccttttcggTTTCCAGGTCCACTTTTGCTCTTTTCCGTCGTTTGATCCGCCTTTTCTGAGGACTAATTTCACTTTCCaacacttttcttttcctaACGCCATCCGACGAGGAATTCGTGTCGATCCCGGATATGCTTATGCTGCTAAGTCTTGGTTTACCTGTTTTCATTGGTGTGCTACACAAATTAAACTCTTTTCTGCCCATTGCACGTCTTCTCGAGGGCATCTCGTAGCAGTATTCGCAATTTTACTATTTCTAATTTCTCTCTGTATTCATGGTTGACGAGATTGAGTTTATAGCAGGTACTTTGTAACTTTATTTGACTTTGCTGCGCACATTACGTCTACGCGTATTCGAGTCCCACGAGATATTGTCGAACGAAAGCAAAGCCATCGAACGTCTTTGAAATTTGTCGGGTAAATATACCGCGTAGAAGGtgttttcatactttttttttttgtttttgttattgttaaaCACCAAGTTTACATAGAAGAAAGCTTATACAGCTATTACTTATAGGAACTTGTACGTATAAATAGAACTAGATTACGGAACAAGATATGTTTGGagcaaaattaaatcttaAGGTTACATGAATgaagaaatttacaaatgaTGGAGCAGATGCATTCTATTGCACATAACTctataacaacaacaacgacgacgacctttcataaataaaactattaggtaaaaatcggataaaaatcgggtaaaaaTTACTGATATGAACAGAGAGAAAAGATTCAGTAAAACTATTGggtaacaattttaaaactgGACGTTACGCTTCAAAGGACTTCACTCAACTTCACGCGGCTCCATAATCTCCATTCTTTATCGGTCTAGGGACAAAAGACACGAAACGCATGATAAGTTGATAACAATAGGCGTGGCACGCAAATAAACGGTTCCAAAGTATTGCAAATCGATTTCTCATTTATTCATTCCTCTTCACTTGCTAGATATACAATAGAACATATTGTGCGTATGCGTGGGAGGGGCCAGTGTACAGGTGCTACTTGGAAATTTCCAGTCCGAGTAATACTGTGTTTGTTGATATGCTGCGGCTAtctgcaataataacggaaaaatgaaatatacagggtgtcccaaaactcggggaggagccggaaatggggggtagctgagacgattctgaacaacaatttcctttgcaaaaatgtcggatggggcttcgtttttgaattattaacgaaaaacactgaccaatcacagcgctcgAGGAGCGCGCGCTCAGAGCATAGGCGTAAGCCAGGAGGCTCGAGCCAGCGAACAAGCGGGCCGGTAAAACAGCACGCGTTAATACCAGTGTGAGGTTGTAGCACATGAAACGTctgatttataatgaaaactttaagcaaatataactttttctttatattaaacgttactGATCAAGATAGGAGGTATCGAAATCTGtacatttaatgaagaaattacacgtttcctaccttcaaatacgtaatcgttaa
This genomic interval carries:
- the LOC128873921 gene encoding uncharacterized protein LOC128873921 isoform X2, translating into MPSRRRAMGRKEFNLCSTPMKTGKPRLSSISISGIDTNSSSDGVRKRKVLESEISPQKRRIKRRKRAKVDLETEKENKRSKSKKAISPINYDSDWVTESEQASYVQQDSPSSDNVLFKDLSEPECVREAYHVVDDELNTSLLEPRHREDEELEKIGVEVDLPTASHHPLRIGDTDDEDEEFVSRREDGRRKYPGRQPKKPVSPKSKRTEWLIGSKWPTTLSNILWDNYMRDHPKDREMYCKISLPNSEEKKQNHAKLFV